The following nucleotide sequence is from Photobacterium gaetbulicola Gung47.
TAAGTGATACCAGCATGTTTACGGAAAAAGAGACAATTGTCGAAGGGCACCTGATCAAACAAATCAACGCCGACACGTTTATTTTCAGCGATGGAACCAAAGAGATCCAAGTTGAAATCGATGATGATATCAATATGCCTGCCGCCATTAATGCCACAACCAGACTCCGCCTGTATGGCGAATACGAAGGTGGCAATACGCCAGAAATTGAAGTGGATCGTATTCAGCTGCTATAAGGCCACAGAACACCGCACAATCCGGCATAGCTCTTGGGTTATGCCGCTTTTGACTATTTGTCGTATAATAGCCCATCAAAAACAGTATAAATTCGTGACATTAGTCACAACAATAAAGGTTAGATATTTATCATTAACCTCACTCTCCATAAGTTAACCTTTCCCTGAGTCTCAACTTTACAAAGCGTCACACATCGGAGCTAAGTCTCAGGGTGCACCGTGCTATACTGCCCGCAGAAAATCAAGATGAGTCGATACATGTCAGATACTTTGTTGTTTCATAAAACTTACCGTCACCCAACCAGCAAAGATTGGGTTGTATTTGTTCATGGTGCGGGCGGCAGCTCTTCTATCTGGTTCAAGCAGATAAAGGCCTATAAGCAGCACTTCAACCTGCTCCTTCTCGATCTCAGAGGCCATGGTCGATCCAACAATATGTTCCAGGACATGATAAAAAACCCTTACACATTCAAGTCTGTCACCACAGACATCGTGCAGGTTTTAAATCACCTCAAAATTCAATCGGCGCATTTCGTCGGCATTTCTCTGGGTACAATTATTATTCGTAACTTGGCCGAGCTCGCACCAGAAAGGGTAAAAACTATGGTGCTCGGCGGCGCGGTAACACGCCTAAACACGCGTTCACAGTTATTAGTCACCGCGGGAAATATGTGCAAACACTTCATACCTTACATGTGGTTGTACAAGTTATTTGCTTACATTGTGATGCCGCAAAAAACACAGAAAGAATCACGGCTGATGTTTGTCAATGATGCCAAGAAGCTCTGCCAGAATGAGTTTAAACGCTGGTTCAAACTCGCTGCCGACGTCAATCCGATAATGAAGTACTTCAAAGAAAAAGAGCTACCAATTCCGACACTTTATTTAATGGGTGGCAATGACTACATGTTCATCAAGCCTGTTAAAGAGATGGTCAACAAACATAAGCACAGTTATCTCACTGAATTTGAAGACTGCGGCCACGTCTGCAACGTAGAGCGCCCGGACGAGTTCAACCACCACTCAATTGAATTTATCCAGCGACATACCCTAGCCGCATAATCAGTACGATAGCCATATTTTAAATCGATCCCAGACAGAAATGGCCAGTTTTTTTAGCTGGCCATTTTTTGTTGGGGTATTACAGCACTTAATTGGAAACGGCCAGTAGAGCTTGTGCCAAGTAACCTAGATGCTGCTCTTGCAAGCCAGCGATATTGATACGGCCATCGCCTACTGCATAGATTGCATAATCATCTCGCAATTGACCAACCTGCTCTGGTGAAAGCCCCGTCACCGAAAACATCCCTTTGTGTTGCTGAATAAAGTCGAATTGATTTGAGCCCAACGCCTGCACCTCACTCACCAAGCCAGCACGCAGCGTCAGCAAACGTTGCTGCATTTCATTGAGCTCTTGCTTCCATATTTGGGTCAGAGCGTCATCTTGCAGGATAGTCGCAACCAACGAAGCCCCATGATCTGGCGGCATGGTATAGGTAGATCGCGCAAGGTTGAGGATTCGCCCCTTGGCTTTTTGTGCCTCCTGCAGAGTTTCCCCGACCAAGATTGCCGCTCCGGTACGTTCACGATACAACCCGAAATTCTTAGAGCAAGAAGTAGCAATGACCATTTCTTCGATGTTGTCAGCCATAAACTGCAAACCAGCGGCGTCTTGCTCAAGGCCATCACCAAAACCTTGATAGGCAATATCAACAAAAGGCATAAAACCATTTTTGTTAGCTAACGCGGTAATAGCCTGCCAATCGGCAAATGAAATATCAGCACCGGTTGGGTTATGGCAGCAGCCATGCAATAAAACCACATCTTTCGGGCCCGCCTTCGCTAACGCCTGTAGCATGGCCTCGCTATTAACCTGCTTTGTCGCCGTATCAAAGTATGGATAGTAACGGACTTTTAGCCCGGCCGCTTCCATCACAGGCTTGTGATTGACATAGCTAGGGTTGGAAATCCATACGGTGGTGTCAGGCTCTGCAAGGTGGATCAAGTCACCCAGCATCCGTAATGCCCCGCTAGCACCTGGCGTTTGTACCGCAGCAGCTCTTGGCTTGGCTGATGTCCCGGTTAACAAAAGATCCATCATCAATTGATTAAACTGCTCGTTTCCGGCAAGACCAACATAGGCTTTTGTTTTCTGGCTAGCTTGTACTTGCTGCTGCGCTAACTGTACCGCTTGCATAATGGGAGTTTCACCCTGGCTATTGCGGTAAACACCAATTCCAAGATCAACCTTTTCCTCTCGGGGATCGTCGCGATAAGCAATAGAAAGCGATAGGATGGGATCGAGCTGCGCTTCGGCAAGTTGCTTAAACATGATTAAAATTCCGTTTCGTTGACATTCATATCTATCAAGCTATCACTTCAACTCAATTCAGTCATCATGAATTTGCAACATTTTCATTTTGTTTAAAATTCAATAATGTGAAGCTCATCGTAACTAGTCGTTGATCTAGATTAATCCTTTTTTGACTTCTTTTGCAGTCTCTCAGTAAACGCCTAAATTTAAGGTAGGAAAACTTCGTTTTGTCTACTTGTTCATGCCTGACAGAAAACCTGCATGAACATGCATCTTAGTTGCATGATGGAGGTCGAAATGAAAAACAGAGTCGATGTACGCACCCTGCTCAGTGTCTACGAGAAAATTAAGAGCCAAGGTAAAACCATTGAGTTTGGCAGCCAACTTGAAGATATTAAGTGTACTGAGTCACCTGATGGCTACAGCGTCAGTTTATCTGACGATAAAGTTACCCTCGATATCAATTTCCACAATACCTACCACTTTCATACCATGAATGAAGATCCCGAATCGGTCATCAACCAAACAACGACTGAATTCCACAATAATAACGAAGCTCAGATCCAGGAATTTGTTCACAAGCTAGAAGAAATTGACAAAAATTACTGAGCTTAACCAACCTTCGATTTAGACGCGCAATTTCGCCCCCTCTGAAATTGCGCAACTCCTTCTTATGCCAATCTCTTTATGACAAAGGCCTGACAGTCCTATGACAGATTGCTTACGCGCAACATATATGATCTTCGTCGAAACTTTATTGCACCAGCTAGAGAACGGGATGCACTATTCAGATTTCATTCATGTTCGCAATCGTATGCTTTTATGGAATGCTGAGGATTTCGAAATGCCTAATCAGCAAGCTATCTTGATGGGAATGATGTTATGCAACTACAACAATTAGAGAATAATCAGGTGGATACAGTACTTCTCGCATTAGATGAGTGCTATCGTAGACTTGAAGAAGCAGAGATCTCAGCCAAAGAGCTCACCCAGGCAGGTTTTACATTGATGTTCAAATCCGCCTATCAGTCGCTTTCTGGCCGGAATCATTAAGCACTGCGCCATGAATTAAAAAAGCTCAAGTTCTTCAACTTGAGCTTTGCTACTGGTCAAAATACCAGAAACTTAGAAATCCCAATCTCGGTTCTGCAGTACGACCCGATAGCCGTCGATATCTTCAAAGGTTTTACCAACCTGCTCCCAGTAAGGATTACTTGACTCGACTACCGAAAAACCTGCATCGATCATATGCCTGCAAGCCCGTTCCCAAGCCTGGCTACAATCTACATAGAAAACCAATAGGTGCTCATTACTAGGGGCCGTCCCCACTTCCGAGCCAATCTTGTGCACAAACTCGATATGATATGGATGCTTCTTATGCCCCAGAACGACACCATCGAAACCATCATAATCTTCAAATTGCTTCAATAAATCAAAGCCGAGTGCCTGTTGGTACATCGCTGCAATTTGGGTTACGTTATCTGTTGGTCTGACCACTCTGAGTGTGGAATCTAGCGGTATCATTTTGAAATTAAACTCCATTTAACTTGTTACTCGCTAAGTGTATTCCTCAGACAAATCTTATTCAACAGAGTTGATAGCAGCAGCATACATTCCTTGATATTGGTCACACCCTGCTAGCAATTTTTACGTACAACAGTTGATCGCACCCCTGTTTTCAGGCCGGCATAGTCATTCAAAATCAAAACCACTGACTAAACCCCAACCACCAAATAAAAGAAGTGGCACTATGGCCACTATCTTGTTCACTGCAGTATTAGCACCTTCACTACTTCAATTCGCCCTCAGCCAATAATGACAAGGCGTCAGCAGAATACTTCTGAAAGCTAATATCTGATTTCTTTGGTGGATAGATATACTTCGTCACTTTGACAACATACTTTGCAATTACGTCGCCGACTGGGTTTTTCTCATCATACCAAAAAGTATCAATATCCTGTTTTTTCCCTATATCCCACTTCATATCAGTACGGATAAACTGATGCTCTGCAGGGATTTCTAATAAATCACGGTACATAATCAGACTCCATTTTTATTTCACTGAAGTCATCATTCCATAATTTATATTTGGGCTTTTCTTCACATGTCACAGTTTACAAAACCGCCAGTTACTGACTGCGTAATCTGCGACCCAGACAATTTTTCATCATAAATATCGAACAAAAGACTGCTCAGTAGCGCATACTATCCCGCATTACAGTGCACCAGTTGTCGCTTGTTCGACTCGGCCCGTAATTCACATCGCGATTTATCCCACAAAAAGCCAGGTGGGAGTCGCCCTTTCTCCACCACAAAAAATACATCTTCCGCAGGTTCCGCCAATAAAGTCGGCAAAGGGGCTTGGTTTAGTTTTGCTTTTCCAACAGAGTAGAACTGCGCTGAAAAAGGTCGCTTGTCGATATAAATCAATTCGCTATTTTCTTTTTCTACCTGCTTTACCCACTGAGAAAGCAATACTTTCTCTGATTCTTTCCCGGCTAAGTTATTGGCCAATAATATCGTGGCAACTACTAACAGCCCGGGAGTAATCAAACCGAACTTGAAGACCTTGTCAGAAAGTGGCCTTTGACTATGGTAGCCCGCGACCAATAAGCCAAGAGCAGGCAAACCCGGCATCACGTAACTAGGCAAAATATTACCCGCCATAGTGAAAAGCAGCATTGGGGACAGCATCCAGCACCACAGGTAACCCATATAACCCTCGGAACTTTGAACGACCTCTCCCCCCTCACGGAATAAACGGATGATCTGATAGAGCAAAACTGGCGCCCATGGCAAGGCGGCTAAAAACCAGAATACCCAGATAGTCCCTCTTATTTCGTCATGGGCTGAGCCGTACAAGTCTCCTTCCCACCCACTAACGACGAAACGCTTGATATGTTCACCAACAATAAAATAATTAATGAAACCCGGCGTCTTCCATTCAGCCAGGATGTACCATGGCAAAGAAATAACTAGGAAGACAACTAC
It contains:
- a CDS encoding hypothetical protein (COG1609); translation: MIPLDSTLRVVRPTDNVTQIAAMYQQALGFDLLKQFEDYDGFDGVVLGHKKHPYHIEFVHKIGSEVGTAPSNEHLLVFYVDCSQAWERACRHMIDAGFSVVESSNPYWEQVGKTFEDIDGYRVVLQNRDWDF
- a CDS encoding hypothetical protein (COG1807); its protein translation is MTQYSQAKLSLTHYAILLTVGTVLVRLATLGFYPLMDTTEARYGEMARIMSETGNWITPMFDYNVPFWGKPPLFSWLSAGGFELMGVNEFAARVPHLAVGIAILIITWLLAAKVRTKNEAWLAVAILSTTTAFIVISGAVMTDTALTFAVTMSMVSFWLAWEKASRLWGYLFFVGLAIGMLAKGPLTLVLVGISLVMWLAQEQRWRRIPSCLPWKGGVVVFLVISLPWYILAEWKTPGFINYFIVGEHIKRFVVSGWEGDLYGSAHDEIRGTIWVFWFLAALPWAPVLLYQIIRLFREGGEVVQSSEGYMGYLWCWMLSPMLLFTMAGNILPSYVMPGLPALGLLVAGYHSQRPLSDKVFKFGLITPGLLVVATILLANNLAGKESEKVLLSQWVKQVEKENSELIYIDKRPFSAQFYSVGKAKLNQAPLPTLLAEPAEDVFFVVEKGRLPPGFLWDKSRCELRAESNKRQLVHCNAG
- a CDS encoding hypothetical protein (COG0596) gives rise to the protein MLYCPQKIKMSRYMSDTLLFHKTYRHPTSKDWVVFVHGAGGSSSIWFKQIKAYKQHFNLLLLDLRGHGRSNNMFQDMIKNPYTFKSVTTDIVQVLNHLKIQSAHFVGISLGTIIIRNLAELAPERVKTMVLGGAVTRLNTRSQLLVTAGNMCKHFIPYMWLYKLFAYIVMPQKTQKESRLMFVNDAKKLCQNEFKRWFKLAADVNPIMKYFKEKELPIPTLYLMGGNDYMFIKPVKEMVNKHKHSYLTEFEDCGHVCNVERPDEFNHHSIEFIQRHTLAA
- a CDS encoding aromatic amino acid aminotransferase (COG1448), which gives rise to MFKQLAEAQLDPILSLSIAYRDDPREEKVDLGIGVYRNSQGETPIMQAVQLAQQQVQASQKTKAYVGLAGNEQFNQLMMDLLLTGTSAKPRAAAVQTPGASGALRMLGDLIHLAEPDTTVWISNPSYVNHKPVMEAAGLKVRYYPYFDTATKQVNSEAMLQALAKAGPKDVVLLHGCCHNPTGADISFADWQAITALANKNGFMPFVDIAYQGFGDGLEQDAAGLQFMADNIEEMVIATSCSKNFGLYRERTGAAILVGETLQEAQKAKGRILNLARSTYTMPPDHGASLVATILQDDALTQIWKQELNEMQQRLLTLRAGLVSEVQALGSNQFDFIQQHKGMFSVTGLSPEQVGQLRDDYAIYAVGDGRINIAGLQEQHLGYLAQALLAVSN
- a CDS encoding hypothetical protein (COG3111); the encoded protein is MIKNTVFAIATAAIILPTAALASEHNKNEMTLNYSGPVETVSVADLLSDTSMFTEKETIVEGHLIKQINADTFIFSDGTKEIQVEIDDDINMPAAINATTRLRLYGEYEGGNTPEIEVDRIQLL